From one Rhodovulum sp. ES.010 genomic stretch:
- a CDS encoding malate--CoA ligase subunit beta — MDIHEHQAKEILAGFGVPTPRGGLAYSPEQAAFRTRELGGDAWVVKAQIHSGGRGEAGGVKLCKSQREVYDFAQELFGKQLVTRQTGAAGKGVYRIWVEEASDIAQELYLGFVLDRKSERIMVVASSSGGMEIEELAETDPDSLVRMVVDPAHGLVEYQARELAFALGLKGAQIGQMVKAVRACYRAYRDLDATMVEINPLVITGSGDLVALDAKMSFDTNALYRRPQIAALHDPSQEDAREAMAHDNGLAYVGLDGDIGCIINGAGLAMATMDMIKLSGGEPANFLDIGGGASPERVMTAFRTVLCDPNVSVILVNIFAGINRCDWVAKGVVEAYKAEGLTLPVVVRLAGTNVEQGRNIIDASGLPLITAETLAEAAEKAVAARPKRAA; from the coding sequence ATGGACATTCACGAACATCAGGCCAAGGAAATCCTCGCGGGCTTCGGCGTGCCGACCCCGCGCGGCGGTCTTGCCTACAGCCCCGAACAGGCGGCCTTTCGCACGCGTGAGTTGGGCGGCGACGCCTGGGTCGTCAAGGCGCAGATCCATTCGGGCGGTCGCGGCGAGGCCGGCGGCGTCAAGCTCTGCAAGTCCCAGCGGGAGGTCTACGACTTCGCGCAGGAGCTTTTCGGCAAGCAGCTGGTCACGCGCCAGACCGGCGCGGCCGGCAAGGGGGTCTACCGCATCTGGGTCGAGGAAGCCTCGGACATCGCGCAGGAGCTCTATCTCGGCTTCGTGCTCGACCGGAAATCCGAGCGGATCATGGTCGTCGCCTCGTCGAGCGGCGGCATGGAGATCGAGGAACTGGCCGAGACCGACCCCGACAGCCTGGTGCGGATGGTGGTGGATCCCGCGCATGGCCTCGTCGAGTACCAGGCGCGCGAACTGGCTTTCGCGCTGGGGCTCAAGGGCGCGCAGATCGGGCAGATGGTCAAGGCGGTGCGCGCCTGCTACCGTGCCTATCGCGATCTCGACGCCACCATGGTCGAGATCAACCCGCTGGTCATCACCGGATCGGGCGACCTGGTGGCGCTGGATGCCAAGATGAGCTTCGACACCAACGCGCTTTACCGCCGCCCGCAGATCGCCGCGCTGCACGACCCCAGCCAGGAGGACGCGCGCGAGGCGATGGCCCATGACAACGGGCTCGCCTATGTGGGGCTCGACGGCGATATCGGCTGCATCATCAACGGCGCCGGGCTCGCAATGGCGACGATGGACATGATCAAGCTCTCGGGCGGCGAGCCCGCGAACTTTCTCGACATCGGTGGCGGCGCCTCTCCGGAGCGGGTGATGACCGCGTTCCGCACGGTGCTGTGCGATCCGAATGTCAGCGTGATCCTCGTGAACATCTTTGCCGGCATCAACCGTTGCGACTGGGTCGCCAAGGGCGTGGTCGAGGCCTACAAGGCCGAGGGCCTGACCCTGCCCGTGGTGGTCCGTCTCGCCGGAACCAATGTCGAGCAGGGCCGCAATATCATCGACGCAAGCGGCCTGCCGCTGATTACCGCCGAGACGCTGGCCGAGGCCGCCGAGAAGGCCGTCGCGGCACGCCCGAAACGCGCTGCCTGA
- the sucD gene encoding succinate--CoA ligase subunit alpha, with amino-acid sequence MAIIIDENTKVAVQGMSGRIGKFHAQEMIEYGTNVVAGVTPGKGGETVLDRPVFNTVREAVNETGAEAALLFVPPPFAADAMMEAADAGIKTAVCVTDGIPAQDMMRVKRFLRRYPRDRKMRLIGPNCAGVISPGKGFMGIMPPHIYTPGRVGIVGRSGTLGYEAASQMQALGIGVSTSVGIGGDPINGSSFRDILELFEADPETDAVMMIGEIGGPQEADAAAFVKAHMKKPVVAYIAGLSAPKGRKMGHAGAIISAFGESAQEKVEILSEVGITVAPNPSAMGETVAKVLGKKVAA; translated from the coding sequence ATGGCGATCATCATAGACGAGAACACCAAGGTCGCGGTCCAGGGCATGTCGGGCCGGATCGGCAAGTTCCATGCCCAGGAAATGATCGAGTACGGCACGAATGTCGTGGCCGGAGTAACCCCCGGCAAGGGCGGCGAGACGGTGCTGGACCGGCCCGTCTTCAACACCGTGCGCGAGGCCGTCAACGAAACCGGCGCCGAGGCGGCGCTGTTGTTCGTGCCGCCGCCCTTTGCGGCCGATGCGATGATGGAGGCTGCCGATGCCGGCATCAAGACCGCGGTCTGCGTGACCGACGGCATCCCGGCGCAGGACATGATGCGGGTCAAACGCTTCCTCCGCCGCTATCCGCGGGACCGCAAGATGCGCCTGATCGGCCCGAATTGCGCGGGCGTGATCTCGCCCGGCAAGGGCTTCATGGGCATCATGCCGCCGCATATCTACACGCCCGGCCGGGTGGGCATCGTGGGTCGCTCTGGCACGCTGGGCTATGAGGCGGCGAGCCAGATGCAGGCGCTGGGCATCGGCGTCTCGACCAGCGTCGGCATCGGCGGCGACCCGATCAACGGCTCGTCCTTCCGCGACATCCTCGAGCTTTTCGAGGCCGATCCGGAAACCGATGCGGTGATGATGATCGGCGAAATCGGCGGTCCCCAAGAGGCCGACGCCGCGGCCTTCGTCAAGGCGCACATGAAGAAGCCCGTGGTGGCCTATATCGCGGGGCTCTCCGCGCCGAAGGGCCGCAAGATGGGCCATGCCGGCGCGATCATCTCGGCCTTCGGCGAGAGCGCGCAGGAAAAGGTGGAAATCCTTTCCGAGGTCGGCATCACGGTCGCGCCGAACCCCTCGGCGATGGGCGAGACCGTGGCCAAGGTGCTGGGCAAGAAGGTCGCCGCGTGA